A single Longimicrobiaceae bacterium DNA region contains:
- the fusA gene encoding elongation factor G yields MASAPSFTTDRIRNVVLVGHGGAGKTTLIDACCHTAGSSRRHGSSADGTALTMFTPEEISHGISMNTSVAYAVWMDTKVNFIDTPGYLDFLGETRAGVRVADGAICVLSAPGGVEVGTERVWELLEERALPTILFVSMMDRQNADFERVYQDVREHLTPKAIPVEVPIGSGEGFRGIVNLFSDRAHFYKHGTQAGEYEEGDIPADLQPTVDRYYAELIETIAATDDTLLEHYLEGDTITRDEAIHALKQAMLRGELFPLFCGAPSLTWGVRALLTKVVELLPSPQERPAEAAQGRAGTTVELRNLNSDPFSALVFKTTSEPHVGELSFFRIYGGSVKSGDEVFNASREQPEKLSHLSIAQGKERLEVDELRAGDIGVVAKLRDTHTNDTLSAAGHPLVLDGIVFPEPDIAVAVECATRGEEDKLSVGLHKLHEEDPCFVAEYNPELGQTIARGLGELHLEVQLERLKRKNGVSVVVKAPRIPYRETIKAVAEAHGRYKKQTGGRGQFGDAHVRLKPLPRGQGYRFTDAIVGGVIPGKFIPAVDKGVQEAAVRGILAGFPVVDFEAECYFGSYHNVDSSEAAFKVAGSMAFQQAAETAQPIILEPIMQVDVFTPDEFMGDVIGDLNQRRGHILGIESAGRSQVVRALVPQAELYKYSSALRSLTQGRATHTRTFHAYEEVPAHEVHKVVEAAKKERDEVAAAK; encoded by the coding sequence ATGGCGTCCGCCCCATCCTTCACAACGGACCGCATCCGCAACGTCGTGCTCGTAGGGCACGGCGGAGCGGGGAAGACCACGCTCATCGACGCGTGCTGCCACACCGCCGGCTCGTCGCGCCGCCACGGCAGCAGCGCCGACGGCACCGCGCTCACCATGTTCACCCCCGAGGAGATCTCGCACGGCATCTCCATGAACACCTCGGTGGCGTACGCAGTGTGGATGGACACCAAGGTCAACTTCATCGACACCCCCGGCTACCTGGACTTCCTGGGCGAGACCCGCGCCGGCGTGCGCGTGGCCGACGGCGCCATCTGCGTCCTCTCCGCCCCCGGCGGGGTGGAGGTGGGCACCGAGCGCGTGTGGGAGCTGCTGGAGGAGCGGGCGCTGCCCACCATCCTCTTCGTGTCGATGATGGACCGCCAGAACGCCGACTTCGAGCGCGTGTACCAGGACGTGCGCGAGCACCTGACGCCCAAGGCCATCCCCGTAGAGGTGCCCATCGGCAGCGGCGAGGGCTTCCGCGGCATCGTGAACCTCTTCTCGGACCGCGCGCACTTCTACAAGCACGGGACGCAGGCGGGCGAGTACGAAGAGGGCGACATCCCGGCGGACCTGCAGCCGACCGTCGACCGCTACTACGCCGAGCTGATCGAGACCATCGCGGCCACCGACGACACGCTGCTGGAGCATTACCTGGAGGGCGACACCATCACCCGCGACGAGGCGATCCACGCCCTCAAGCAGGCCATGCTGCGCGGCGAGCTGTTCCCGCTCTTCTGCGGCGCGCCCAGCCTGACCTGGGGCGTGCGCGCGCTGCTCACCAAGGTGGTGGAGCTGCTTCCCTCGCCGCAGGAGCGCCCCGCCGAGGCGGCCCAGGGCCGCGCAGGCACCACCGTGGAGCTGCGCAACCTGAACTCGGACCCGTTCTCCGCCCTGGTGTTCAAGACCACCAGCGAGCCGCACGTGGGCGAGCTGAGCTTCTTCCGCATCTACGGCGGGTCGGTGAAGAGCGGCGACGAGGTGTTCAACGCCTCGCGCGAGCAGCCCGAGAAGCTGTCGCACCTCTCCATCGCGCAGGGCAAGGAGCGCCTGGAGGTGGACGAGCTGCGCGCGGGCGACATCGGCGTGGTGGCCAAGCTGCGCGACACGCACACCAACGACACGCTCTCGGCCGCGGGCCACCCGCTCGTGCTGGACGGCATCGTCTTCCCCGAGCCGGACATCGCCGTGGCGGTGGAGTGCGCGACGCGCGGCGAGGAGGACAAGCTGTCCGTGGGCCTCCACAAGCTGCACGAGGAGGACCCCTGCTTCGTGGCCGAGTACAACCCGGAGCTGGGGCAGACCATCGCCCGCGGGCTGGGCGAGCTGCACCTGGAGGTCCAGCTGGAGCGGCTGAAGCGGAAGAACGGCGTGTCCGTGGTCGTCAAGGCGCCGCGCATCCCCTACCGCGAGACGATCAAGGCGGTGGCCGAGGCGCACGGGCGCTACAAGAAGCAGACGGGCGGGCGCGGCCAGTTCGGCGACGCGCACGTGCGCCTGAAGCCGCTCCCGCGCGGCCAGGGCTACCGCTTCACCGACGCCATCGTGGGCGGCGTGATCCCCGGCAAGTTCATCCCGGCGGTCGACAAGGGCGTGCAGGAGGCGGCGGTGCGCGGCATCCTGGCAGGCTTCCCCGTGGTGGACTTCGAGGCGGAGTGCTACTTCGGCAGCTACCACAACGTGGACAGCTCCGAGGCGGCGTTCAAGGTGGCCGGCTCCATGGCGTTCCAGCAGGCGGCCGAGACGGCGCAGCCCATCATCCTGGAGCCCATCATGCAGGTCGACGTGTTCACGCCCGACGAGTTCATGGGCGACGTGATCGGCGACCTGAACCAGCGGCGAGGCCACATCCTGGGCATCGAGTCCGCGGGGCGCAGCCAGGTGGTGCGCGCGCTGGTGCCGCAGGCCGAGCTGTACAAGTACTCGTCGGCGCTGCGGTCGCTCACGCAGGGACGCGCCACGCACACCCGCACCTTCCATGCGTACGAGGAGGTCCCCGCGCACGAGGTGCACAAGGTCGTGGAAGCGGCCAAGAAGGAACGCGACGAGGTCGCCGCGGCGAAGTAG
- a CDS encoding TIM barrel protein, which translates to MLLAAGVEAVELSALRLSELPGLVAAAPDLDLERFRHVSVHAPSKYPRDEEPRILSLLASLADRGWPVVVHPDAVFDYDAWRALGSRLLVENMDKRKPVGRSAAELRQVFERLPEAGLCLDLAHARQFDPTMVEAYRILRLHAARLRQIHISDVGSSSKHTRLTFGPIHDFLDVARWIPEWVPVIVESPVAEGQIASEIERARAALADALPLSA; encoded by the coding sequence ATGCTCCTGGCCGCGGGCGTCGAGGCCGTCGAGCTGTCCGCGCTCCGGCTGTCGGAGCTTCCCGGGTTGGTGGCTGCGGCGCCGGACCTCGATCTCGAACGGTTCCGCCACGTCTCGGTCCACGCGCCGAGCAAGTACCCACGTGACGAGGAGCCGCGCATACTCTCGCTACTCGCCTCGCTCGCGGATCGGGGCTGGCCCGTCGTGGTGCACCCGGACGCGGTGTTCGATTACGATGCATGGCGGGCACTTGGAAGCCGGCTGCTCGTCGAGAACATGGACAAGCGCAAACCGGTGGGGCGGAGCGCGGCGGAGCTGCGGCAGGTCTTCGAACGGCTGCCCGAGGCCGGGCTCTGCCTGGACCTGGCGCACGCACGGCAGTTCGACCCCACCATGGTCGAAGCGTACCGCATCCTCCGGCTCCACGCGGCCAGGCTTCGCCAGATCCACATCAGCGACGTGGGCTCCAGCAGCAAGCACACTCGCCTGACCTTCGGCCCGATCCACGATTTCCTCGACGTCGCGCGTTGGATCCCGGAATGGGTTCCGGTCATCGTGGAAAGCCCGGTTGCGGAGGGGCAGATCGCATCGGAGATCGAACGTGCGCGAGCCGCGCTGGCAGACGCTCTGCCTCTTTCGGCCTGA